In a genomic window of Nodosilinea sp. E11:
- a CDS encoding EAL domain-containing protein produces MKPTQLSELPTSAYDLEGNLSSLLGLADTPGGTGEPHCALIVKQATGVKTYPIAGERSCLGRHASNDIIIYARGVSRHHAVLYRLGANYYITDGDGKSRKSINGLYVNRQACSHQRLQSGDVITFCQGVYAFFVVLPTASAAAWSFTLVEKLVNFCDTSAYLETLLEKNRDPRPYNSVTLCLSETGQIQAMKEVVELQNQSLYPLLKGFIHQSLTAIVLPDDMPKVTEAIYQVLRSQQPHTLISELNLEKEGIFCEIEIFLSAQGGLIARIEPIVRQSSLEAKLLHEVRHDALTQLPNRTLFKNRVSRLIQQFSNQNYAAKYAVLFVDLDRFKLVNDSFGHLIGDRFLVQIAQRLQVSVRPHDLIARLGGDEFAILLEEINHLDEAIEVAKRLQAEIEKPLVLNGYELFPSASIGVATSDLGYQSVDEILRDADTAMYQAKLSGRAQFAVFNDHMRNQAKDNLKLNGDLKRAIQKQEFRLMYQPIVNLKRQKLVGFEALIRWLHPDRGLLGPHDFIPQSEENGLITEIGYWALQSACQQLATWNHHFKLEPGFAININISAKQLADPSLVDNIEVLLMRYGLNPCQIKLEITESIVMENSESAIAIFNQLRTLGVQVCIDDFGTGYSSLSYLNRFPIDALKIDRSFVTGMGSANETTGLSIVQSIIGLAHNLGVKVVAEGIETGQHLLLLQASRCDFGQGYLFAKPLAIDCATAMLNDQDLCQWHYGRPVD; encoded by the coding sequence ATGAAACCAACCCAGCTTAGCGAACTACCCACGAGCGCTTACGATCTTGAGGGCAATCTGTCCTCATTACTAGGCTTGGCCGACACCCCTGGCGGCACCGGAGAGCCCCACTGCGCGCTGATCGTCAAGCAGGCTACCGGGGTGAAAACTTACCCGATCGCAGGTGAACGCAGCTGTCTAGGGCGTCATGCCAGCAACGACATCATTATTTATGCCAGAGGCGTATCGCGGCACCACGCTGTGCTCTACCGCTTGGGGGCAAATTATTACATCACCGATGGTGATGGCAAATCCCGCAAAAGCATCAACGGTTTGTACGTCAACCGGCAGGCATGCAGTCACCAGCGGCTGCAATCGGGGGATGTGATTACTTTCTGCCAGGGGGTATACGCCTTTTTTGTGGTTTTGCCCACTGCTTCGGCGGCGGCCTGGAGCTTTACCCTAGTCGAAAAGCTGGTGAATTTTTGCGATACCTCGGCCTACCTCGAAACACTCCTCGAAAAAAATAGAGATCCTCGGCCCTACAACAGCGTCACGCTCTGTCTGAGCGAGACTGGGCAGATCCAAGCCATGAAAGAAGTGGTGGAGTTGCAAAATCAGAGTCTATATCCTTTGCTGAAAGGCTTTATTCACCAGAGCCTAACGGCTATCGTTTTACCCGACGACATGCCTAAGGTGACGGAGGCTATTTATCAGGTACTGCGATCGCAGCAGCCCCACACCCTAATTAGCGAACTCAATCTTGAGAAAGAGGGTATCTTTTGTGAAATCGAAATTTTTTTGAGTGCCCAGGGAGGGTTAATAGCCCGGATCGAACCGATTGTTCGGCAAAGCTCTCTAGAGGCAAAGCTGCTGCACGAGGTGCGTCACGATGCGTTAACCCAGTTGCCCAACCGCACTCTGTTTAAAAATAGAGTTTCCCGGCTGATTCAGCAATTTAGTAATCAAAATTATGCAGCCAAATATGCCGTTCTGTTTGTCGATTTAGATCGCTTTAAGCTAGTTAACGACAGTTTTGGACATTTAATTGGCGATCGGTTTTTAGTTCAGATCGCCCAGCGCCTTCAAGTCAGTGTGCGCCCCCACGATTTGATTGCCCGCCTCGGTGGCGATGAATTTGCCATTTTGTTAGAAGAGATTAACCACCTAGACGAAGCCATTGAAGTGGCCAAGCGGCTGCAGGCAGAAATCGAAAAACCGCTGGTGCTCAACGGTTATGAGCTCTTTCCCAGCGCCAGCATTGGGGTTGCCACCAGCGATCTGGGCTACCAGAGCGTAGACGAGATTCTGCGGGATGCCGATACCGCGATGTACCAGGCAAAGCTCTCCGGACGGGCTCAGTTTGCCGTGTTTAACGATCACATGCGCAATCAAGCTAAGGACAACCTCAAGCTAAACGGCGATCTCAAGCGCGCCATTCAAAAGCAAGAATTTAGACTGATGTATCAACCCATCGTCAATCTCAAGCGCCAGAAGTTAGTCGGGTTTGAGGCGCTCATTCGCTGGCTGCATCCCGATCGAGGTCTACTGGGGCCGCACGATTTTATTCCTCAATCAGAAGAAAATGGCCTGATCACTGAAATTGGCTATTGGGCGCTACAGTCAGCGTGTCAGCAGCTTGCCACCTGGAATCATCACTTCAAACTAGAGCCGGGTTTTGCGATAAATATTAATATTTCTGCTAAGCAGTTGGCTGATCCTAGCCTGGTCGATAACATTGAGGTGTTGTTGATGCGATACGGACTCAATCCCTGTCAAATTAAGCTCGAAATCACAGAAAGCATTGTGATGGAAAATAGCGAGTCGGCGATCGCTATCTTTAACCAGCTTAGAACCCTAGGAGTGCAGGTCTGTATTGACGATTTTGGCACTGGCTATTCTTCCCTGAGTTATCTCAACCGCTTTCCCATTGATGCCCTCAAAATCGATCGCTCCTTTGTCACAGGCATGGGCAGTGCCAACGAAACTACCGGACTCAGTATCGTGCAATCTATTATTGGTCTCGCCCACAATCTGGGGGTTAAGGTAGTGGCCGAAGGCATTGAAACTGGCCAACATCTGCTGCTTTTGCAAGCATCAAGGTGCGATTTTGGTCAGGGATATCTCTTTGCCAAACCCCTGGCGATCGATTGTGCTACCGCCATGCTTAACGATCAAGATCTCTGTCAGTGGCACTATGGCCGCCCAGTGGATTGA
- a CDS encoding phosphoribosyltransferase gives MATSPAQFQNRTDAGRQLAALLKPYAHHPGGLVLGLPRGGVPIAYEVAQALGLPWDICLVRKLGVPDHRELAMGAIASSGVQVLNDEVLNRLQIAPSTVSAVTATELQELQRRDRVYRGERPQPTLRDRTLILVDDGIATGLTMRAAIAVLKPQQPARLIVAVPVAPPETYRTLQAEVDEVVCLALPDDLHAISLWYADFAQLTDAEVCELLTQSPRPLHA, from the coding sequence ATGGCCACCTCCCCCGCTCAATTCCAAAATCGCACCGATGCTGGACGGCAGCTAGCGGCACTGCTCAAACCCTACGCCCACCACCCTGGCGGGCTGGTGTTGGGGCTGCCCCGAGGCGGTGTGCCCATTGCCTATGAGGTGGCCCAGGCTTTGGGGTTGCCCTGGGATATTTGCCTGGTGCGCAAACTGGGGGTGCCCGACCACCGGGAACTGGCCATGGGGGCGATCGCATCGAGCGGCGTGCAGGTGCTCAATGACGAGGTTTTAAACCGATTACAGATTGCGCCCTCTACGGTGTCTGCCGTGACTGCCACCGAGCTGCAAGAATTGCAGCGCCGCGATCGCGTCTACCGGGGCGAGCGGCCTCAGCCGACCCTGCGCGATCGCACCCTAATTCTGGTTGATGACGGCATTGCCACAGGGCTGACCATGCGAGCTGCGATCGCCGTGCTCAAACCTCAGCAGCCCGCCCGCCTGATTGTGGCCGTCCCTGTGGCCCCACCTGAGACCTACCGCACGCTTCAGGCGGAGGTCGATGAGGTGGTGTGCTTGGCCCTGCCTGACGACCTCCATGCCATTAGCCTGTGGTACGCCGATTTTGCCCAACTGACCGATGCAGAAGTGTGTGAGCTGTTGACCCAATCACCCCGCCCTCTGCACGCCTAA
- a CDS encoding heavy-metal-associated domain-containing protein — MTIQLTVPNLACSACVETVTKAIQAVDADAQVAADPKTKLVNVTTAASETAIKQAITTAGYTVA; from the coding sequence ATGACGATTCAACTAACGGTGCCTAACCTGGCCTGCTCCGCCTGTGTCGAAACCGTCACCAAAGCCATTCAGGCCGTTGACGCCGACGCCCAGGTGGCCGCCGACCCCAAAACCAAACTGGTCAATGTGACCACCGCCGCCTCCGAAACCGCGATCAAACAAGCCATTACCACCGCCGGTTACACCGTGGCCTAA
- a CDS encoding heavy metal translocating P-type ATPase: protein MKHQILKLQGMSCAACASNIETAIREVPGVATCSVNFGAEQAAITYDPRQTNLTHIQAAVDDAGYGAQPISDDPLAAEDDAERRDRAAKHRELTRKVIVSLAIGGVLMVGGLPMMTGIPMPFIPMWLHNPWFQLVVTLPVMLWAGSHFFVNAWKSFKRRTATMDTLVAVGTGTAYLYSLFPTLYPQWFLAQGLSPDVYFEISAIIIALILLGNLLENRAKGQTSEAIRQLMGLQAKTARVIRDGQAFDLPIAEVVVGDVILVRPGEKIPVDGEIIDGASTLDEAMVTGESVPVQKTVGDEVIGATLNKTGSFKFRTTRVGKDTFLAQIVKLVQQAQGSKAPIQQLADRVTGWFVPAVIAVAILTFVVWFNVMGNLSMALITTVGVLILACPCALGLATPTSIMVGTGKGAEHGILVKGADSLELAHKIQTLVLDKTGTITQGQPTVTDYLTVNGTATELHLLKLAATLERNSEHPLAEAVVNYAQAQGVSLEEAQQFEAVAGSGVQGVVAGQSVQIGTHRWMQELGIATDRLQTQWDQLESLGRTVVWLAVDSQVEALLAIADAVKPSSIQAIAILQRMGLEVVMLTGDNRRTAEAIAREVGITRIFAEVRPDQKAAQVESLQREGKVVAMVGDGINDAPALAQADVGMAIGTGTDVAIAASDITLISGDLHGIVTAIQLSRATMANIRQNLFFAFIYNVAGIPIAAGILYPVFGWLLNPIIAGAAMAFSSVSVVTNALRLRNFRPRLG, encoded by the coding sequence ATGAAACATCAAATCCTTAAACTGCAGGGCATGAGCTGTGCGGCCTGCGCCAGCAACATCGAAACAGCGATTCGGGAGGTGCCCGGTGTAGCTACGTGCAGCGTCAACTTTGGCGCGGAGCAGGCCGCCATCACCTACGACCCCCGCCAGACCAACCTCACCCACATTCAGGCGGCGGTGGATGACGCGGGCTATGGGGCTCAGCCGATCAGCGATGACCCCCTAGCCGCCGAGGACGATGCCGAACGCCGCGATCGCGCCGCCAAACACCGCGAACTCACCCGCAAGGTGATCGTCAGCCTGGCCATTGGCGGCGTGCTGATGGTGGGTGGTCTGCCGATGATGACCGGCATCCCCATGCCGTTTATTCCAATGTGGCTGCACAACCCCTGGTTTCAGCTGGTGGTGACGCTGCCGGTAATGCTGTGGGCCGGCAGCCACTTTTTTGTCAACGCCTGGAAGTCGTTTAAGCGCCGCACCGCCACCATGGACACACTGGTGGCCGTGGGCACCGGCACCGCCTACCTATACTCCCTGTTCCCAACGCTGTATCCCCAGTGGTTCCTCGCCCAGGGGCTCAGCCCCGATGTGTACTTTGAGATTTCTGCCATCATCATCGCCCTAATTTTGCTGGGCAACCTGCTCGAAAACCGGGCCAAGGGCCAGACCTCCGAGGCCATTCGCCAGCTCATGGGGTTACAGGCCAAAACGGCACGGGTGATTCGCGATGGCCAGGCGTTTGACTTGCCCATCGCCGAGGTGGTGGTGGGCGACGTGATTTTGGTGCGCCCCGGCGAAAAAATTCCGGTGGATGGCGAGATCATCGACGGCGCATCTACTCTTGATGAGGCCATGGTGACCGGCGAAAGCGTCCCTGTGCAGAAGACGGTGGGCGATGAGGTGATCGGCGCAACCCTGAACAAGACCGGCAGCTTCAAATTTCGGACCACCCGCGTCGGCAAAGACACGTTTTTAGCTCAGATCGTCAAGCTGGTGCAGCAGGCCCAGGGGTCAAAGGCCCCGATTCAGCAGCTGGCCGACCGGGTGACCGGCTGGTTTGTACCGGCGGTAATTGCCGTGGCCATTCTCACCTTTGTGGTCTGGTTCAATGTCATGGGCAACCTCAGCATGGCGCTGATCACCACCGTTGGGGTGCTGATTTTGGCCTGCCCCTGTGCCCTAGGCCTGGCAACACCAACCTCGATTATGGTCGGCACAGGCAAGGGAGCCGAGCACGGCATTTTGGTGAAAGGGGCCGACAGCCTAGAGCTAGCCCACAAGATTCAAACCCTTGTGCTAGACAAGACCGGCACCATCACCCAGGGCCAGCCCACCGTGACCGACTACCTGACGGTCAACGGCACTGCCACCGAACTGCACCTGCTGAAACTGGCAGCAACCCTAGAGCGCAACTCCGAGCATCCCCTGGCCGAGGCGGTGGTCAACTACGCCCAGGCCCAAGGGGTGAGCCTAGAGGAGGCCCAACAGTTTGAAGCCGTGGCGGGCAGCGGCGTGCAGGGGGTCGTCGCCGGGCAATCTGTGCAGATCGGCACCCACCGCTGGATGCAGGAACTGGGCATCGCCACCGATCGCCTGCAAACCCAGTGGGACCAGCTCGAATCGCTAGGTCGTACCGTGGTGTGGTTGGCGGTAGACAGCCAGGTAGAAGCTCTCTTGGCGATCGCCGACGCGGTCAAACCCTCCTCCATTCAGGCGATTGCCATCCTGCAACGCATGGGCCTAGAGGTGGTGATGCTGACCGGCGACAACCGCCGCACCGCCGAAGCGATAGCCCGCGAAGTCGGCATCACCCGCATCTTTGCCGAAGTGCGCCCCGATCAAAAAGCCGCCCAGGTTGAAAGCCTCCAGCGGGAAGGCAAGGTCGTGGCCATGGTGGGCGACGGCATCAACGATGCCCCAGCCCTGGCCCAGGCCGATGTGGGCATGGCGATTGGTACAGGCACCGATGTGGCGATCGCCGCCAGCGACATCACCCTAATCTCCGGCGACCTGCACGGCATTGTCACCGCCATCCAGCTCTCCCGCGCCACCATGGCCAACATTCGCCAAAACCTATTCTTTGCCTTCATCTACAACGTCGCGGGCATCCCGATCGCCGCCGGCATTCTCTACCCCGTCTTTGGCTGGCTGCTCAACCCGATCATCGCCGGAGCAGCCATGGCCTTTAGCTCGGTGTCAGTAGTGACCAACGCGCTGCGGCTGCGGAACTTTCGCCCCAGGTTGGGGTAG
- a CDS encoding cupredoxin domain-containing protein codes for MTTLYLTTLASLGLALATATATPAQLNHSMGNDPTMERTGQFQRVDQPLGLKVAVTGAGLGLIGLELWWFLLSKPKSRQASVTGDRQEVTVTVDGGYDPNHIVVQAGQPVRLNFYRKDPSSCLAEVRFPAFRIAQGLPVNQTTAIEFTPTQPGRYEFACGMNMVRGTVEVVANGGDPSSP; via the coding sequence ATGACCACCCTCTACCTGACGACGCTCGCCAGCCTTGGCCTGGCCCTCGCTACCGCTACCGCCACCCCAGCCCAGCTCAATCACAGCATGGGAAATGATCCCACGATGGAGCGAACGGGGCAGTTTCAGCGGGTTGATCAACCCTTGGGGCTGAAAGTGGCGGTGACCGGGGCGGGCTTAGGCCTCATCGGCCTTGAGCTGTGGTGGTTTTTACTGAGCAAGCCGAAGTCGCGCCAGGCCAGCGTCACGGGCGACCGGCAAGAGGTGACGGTGACTGTCGATGGGGGCTACGACCCCAACCATATTGTCGTGCAGGCAGGGCAGCCGGTGCGACTCAACTTCTACCGCAAAGACCCCAGCAGTTGCTTAGCAGAGGTGCGTTTCCCGGCCTTTCGCATTGCCCAGGGGCTGCCGGTAAATCAAACGACGGCGATCGAGTTTACGCCAACGCAGCCGGGCCGCTACGAGTTTGCCTGCGGCATGAATATGGTGCGCGGCACGGTAGAAGTGGTGGCAAACGGAGGCGATCCCAGCTCACCCTAA
- a CDS encoding diguanylate cyclase, translated as MAKVPRDKHNTPRFWNEITPESVEKNLPSTAWRHEATVNKQIQVYAQLYLLQQLMDSLPVCVSYIDKNRCYQYANSTYQAWFGVNPEDIYGHPLESVIGPAAYQLLKAHVDRALAGERVVYESVMPYKVGGSRYVQGTLVPDHSTEGGVQGYFALIQDLSDRKAAELALQRKAEREQTLWQITQRIRQTLDLQSILATATEEVQRYLQVDRTFIFQFTSDHTGEIIQVTTQPTCPVPSAIQQWQADRLRHLCRDRYGQGSAWAIPDLSTELEDLCLNPWIKPMAAKSAIIVPILQPQPEQSSHFWGFLIVQTCADYRQWEPGEAELLEQVADQLAIAVQQADLLAQVQSQAQRLAEANQALEQANQRLNDLSHRDELTQIANRRHFDAALQREWKRLGRSRAPLSLIMFDVDHFKQFNDCHGHPAGDRCLIEVAQASQQVVNRPPDIVARYGGEEFAVILPHTDLAGAITLAETIRSRIRDLNIVNFKTATETVYVTISLGVACQIPSRDTSLQTLISAADQALYRAKQEGRNRVVCWE; from the coding sequence ATGGCCAAGGTGCCACGAGATAAACACAATACTCCCCGATTTTGGAACGAAATTACGCCAGAATCTGTAGAGAAAAATCTACCCTCCACCGCCTGGCGGCATGAGGCTACCGTTAACAAGCAGATTCAGGTTTATGCCCAACTGTACCTGCTGCAGCAGCTGATGGATTCGCTGCCGGTCTGTGTGTCCTACATAGACAAAAATCGCTGTTATCAGTATGCCAATAGCACCTATCAAGCCTGGTTTGGCGTCAACCCCGAAGACATCTATGGTCACCCCTTAGAGTCAGTGATTGGGCCAGCCGCCTATCAACTGCTCAAAGCCCATGTCGATCGCGCCCTGGCGGGGGAGCGGGTAGTCTATGAAAGCGTCATGCCCTACAAGGTTGGGGGCAGCCGTTACGTGCAGGGCACCCTGGTACCCGACCACAGCACTGAGGGGGGGGTGCAGGGATATTTTGCCTTGATTCAAGACCTCAGCGATCGCAAAGCGGCAGAACTGGCCCTTCAACGCAAAGCCGAGCGAGAGCAAACCCTTTGGCAAATCACCCAGCGCATTCGGCAAACCTTAGATCTACAGAGCATTCTAGCCACCGCCACTGAGGAAGTACAGCGCTACCTACAGGTCGATCGCACCTTCATTTTTCAGTTCACCTCCGACCACACGGGAGAAATTATTCAGGTTACGACCCAGCCCACCTGCCCTGTACCCTCTGCCATTCAACAGTGGCAGGCGGATAGGCTACGGCACCTCTGCCGCGATCGCTATGGCCAGGGTTCTGCCTGGGCCATCCCCGATCTGAGCACCGAGTTAGAGGATTTGTGCCTCAATCCTTGGATCAAGCCGATGGCGGCTAAGTCAGCGATCATTGTTCCGATTCTGCAACCCCAGCCCGAACAGAGCAGCCATTTCTGGGGGTTCTTGATTGTGCAAACCTGTGCCGACTACCGCCAGTGGGAGCCCGGCGAAGCCGAGTTGCTAGAACAGGTGGCCGACCAACTGGCGATCGCGGTGCAGCAGGCTGATCTCTTGGCCCAGGTGCAGAGCCAGGCCCAGCGCCTAGCCGAAGCCAACCAGGCCCTAGAGCAGGCCAACCAGCGCCTCAACGACCTCAGCCACCGCGATGAGCTTACCCAGATTGCCAACCGTCGCCATTTTGATGCGGCCCTTCAGCGCGAATGGAAGCGTTTGGGTCGCAGCCGAGCGCCCCTGTCGCTGATTATGTTTGATGTCGATCACTTCAAGCAGTTCAACGACTGCCACGGTCACCCCGCTGGCGATCGCTGCTTAATCGAGGTTGCTCAAGCCAGTCAGCAAGTGGTCAATCGCCCGCCCGATATCGTCGCCCGCTACGGCGGTGAAGAATTTGCGGTGATTTTGCCCCACACCGACCTCGCCGGGGCAATTACCCTGGCCGAAACCATTCGTAGCCGCATTCGCGACCTCAACATTGTGAATTTCAAAACGGCCACTGAGACGGTTTATGTCACGATCAGCTTGGGTGTAGCCTGCCAAATTCCCAGCCGCGACACGTCGCTTCAAACCCTAATTTCTGCCGCCGACCAGGCCCTCTACCGGGCGAAACAAGAGGGCCGCAACCGGGTAGTCTGCTGGGAGTAA
- a CDS encoding DMT family transporter: MQGFLIVVLGSLCLALQNVVLRVIFSESTILGQISWGGLIPPTLSNSLLVLHMRTLLILPAIAVLSYRLYPATTQALRQLLQPQQRSTLGLAISSSSFLYLALALLFIAIASIPAGVATVLFFMHPIITGLLAWKVFGHRPSRLRMGVTLGVLLGSVLVVPSFVDAPGSSLGLGVGAALGASVAYAVQGIQAQICFRHIHPVPFTLINFGVMAILSTLSLGVIQIEVPADQWGALWWLSLITAGLTLLGQLCYNIGIHLVRAASMSIVAVSNPVLTVAIAWVVLQESLQIRQTLGIVLVIASIVTLGQEHRQNSNASTT, from the coding sequence GTGCAGGGATTTTTGATCGTGGTTTTGGGGTCGCTGTGCCTGGCTCTGCAAAATGTGGTTTTGCGGGTCATTTTTTCTGAAAGCACCATTCTGGGGCAAATCAGCTGGGGTGGGTTAATTCCACCGACCCTCTCTAACTCCCTGTTAGTCTTGCACATGAGAACGCTGCTGATTTTACCGGCGATAGCGGTGCTCTCCTACCGGCTGTATCCTGCTACCACCCAGGCCCTGCGGCAGTTATTGCAGCCCCAGCAGCGGTCTACTCTGGGGCTGGCGATCAGCAGCAGCAGCTTTTTGTATCTGGCCCTGGCTCTATTGTTTATTGCGATCGCTAGCATTCCGGCTGGGGTGGCCACTGTGCTATTTTTTATGCACCCGATCATCACTGGACTGCTGGCCTGGAAGGTCTTTGGCCATCGGCCTAGCCGTCTGCGGATGGGGGTGACCCTCGGCGTGCTGCTGGGCAGTGTTTTGGTGGTGCCTAGTTTTGTTGATGCCCCAGGCAGTTCCCTGGGGCTGGGAGTAGGCGCTGCCCTGGGGGCCAGCGTTGCCTATGCCGTGCAGGGCATTCAAGCTCAAATTTGCTTTCGCCATATTCATCCCGTGCCCTTTACCCTCATCAACTTTGGCGTCATGGCGATCCTGTCGACCCTGAGCCTGGGGGTGATTCAAATTGAGGTGCCCGCCGACCAATGGGGTGCACTGTGGTGGCTGAGCCTAATCACAGCGGGCCTAACCTTGCTCGGTCAGCTTTGCTACAACATTGGCATTCACCTGGTGCGGGCCGCCTCCATGTCGATTGTGGCGGTCAGCAATCCGGTCTTGACCGTCGCGATCGCCTGGGTCGTTTTGCAAGAAAGCCTTCAGATCCGGCAGACGCTGGGCATTGTGTTGGTGATTGCCAGCATTGTCACCCTGGGCCAAGAGCACAGGCAGAACAGCAATGCCTCCACCACTTAA
- a CDS encoding chlorophyll a/b-binding protein: MESTESKFGFVNFAETWNGRLAMLGFVIGVATELVTGQGILAQIGLM, encoded by the coding sequence ATGGAAAGCACCGAAAGCAAGTTTGGGTTTGTTAACTTTGCCGAAACCTGGAATGGTCGTCTGGCAATGCTGGGCTTCGTGATTGGGGTCGCGACCGAGCTGGTGACCGGCCAGGGCATTTTGGCTCAGATCGGTCTGATGTAG
- a CDS encoding pentapeptide repeat-containing protein has product MTQPATDIATATDLLRAYANGQRDFANVILSEVDLAGADLKGADLSYTDLSGSDLSSANLRGADLSYANLAEANLASADLRGAMLIGTNLMTANLGGTLLAAADYDPQETHFPQGFDPVAQGLKSDR; this is encoded by the coding sequence ATGACTCAGCCCGCCACCGATATAGCCACCGCTACCGATCTGTTACGTGCCTACGCCAATGGGCAGCGCGACTTTGCCAACGTTATTTTGTCAGAGGTTGACCTGGCCGGAGCCGACCTCAAAGGGGCCGACCTCAGCTATACCGACCTCAGCGGTAGCGATCTGAGTAGCGCTAACTTGCGAGGAGCCGATCTGAGCTATGCCAACCTGGCCGAAGCCAACCTTGCTAGCGCCGATCTGCGAGGGGCTATGCTGATTGGCACTAATCTGATGACCGCTAACTTGGGCGGTACCCTGCTAGCCGCCGCTGACTACGATCCTCAGGAGACCCATTTTCCCCAGGGGTTTGACCCGGTGGCCCAAGGGCTGAAGAGCGATCGCTAG
- a CDS encoding ligase-associated DNA damage response exonuclease, with amino-acid sequence MPLITVRPEGLYCETGDFFIDPWRGVSTALITHAHSDHARAGSTQYIATGQSEGILRRRLGEDIRLQGVEYGDRLKLGDTWVSFHPAGHVLGSAQIRVEHRDEVWVVSGDYKRCADPSCTPFEVVPCDTFITEATFGLPIYRWESGATTTRRIYDWWQSDLERPSILFCYAFGKAQRVLSELAKITDQTVYVHGAIHALTEIYREQGVKMVPTICTSEMPRTHSYQGDLVLAPPSGHRSSWMKRFKHPQTAFASGWMAVRGARRRRGYERGFVLSDHADWPGLIQTVQDTGAKTVYVTHGQSDVVSRYLQESLNLAAMPLDTLFEGEGDI; translated from the coding sequence ATGCCATTAATTACCGTGCGCCCCGAGGGGCTCTACTGCGAAACCGGTGACTTTTTTATTGACCCCTGGCGAGGGGTGTCAACGGCGTTGATTACCCACGCCCATAGCGACCATGCCCGGGCTGGCTCTACCCAGTACATTGCCACTGGCCAGTCAGAGGGCATTTTGCGCCGCCGGCTGGGCGAAGACATTCGGCTTCAGGGGGTAGAGTATGGCGATCGCCTCAAGCTGGGCGACACCTGGGTATCGTTTCACCCGGCGGGGCATGTGCTGGGGTCGGCCCAAATTCGGGTAGAACACCGGGATGAGGTTTGGGTGGTATCGGGCGACTACAAGCGCTGTGCCGATCCCTCCTGCACCCCCTTCGAGGTGGTGCCCTGCGACACGTTTATTACCGAGGCTACCTTCGGGCTGCCGATCTATCGATGGGAGAGCGGTGCGACCACTACCCGCCGCATCTACGACTGGTGGCAGAGTGATTTAGAGCGCCCCTCAATTTTGTTTTGCTATGCCTTTGGCAAGGCCCAGCGAGTGCTGAGTGAGCTGGCGAAAATTACCGATCAGACGGTCTACGTGCACGGTGCCATTCATGCCCTAACCGAGATCTACCGGGAGCAAGGGGTCAAAATGGTGCCGACGATCTGCACCTCAGAGATGCCTCGCACCCACAGCTACCAGGGCGACCTGGTGCTGGCCCCGCCCTCGGGCCACCGCTCTAGCTGGATGAAACGCTTTAAGCACCCTCAGACCGCCTTTGCCTCGGGATGGATGGCGGTGCGGGGAGCGCGGCGGCGGCGGGGCTACGAGCGGGGTTTTGTGCTCTCTGACCATGCCGACTGGCCCGGCTTGATTCAAACTGTGCAAGATACGGGCGCTAAGACGGTCTACGTCACCCACGGCCAATCTGACGTGGTGTCGCGCTATCTGCAAGAATCATTGAACCTAGCGGCCATGCCCCTAGACACATTGTTTGAAGGAGAGGGAGATATCTAA
- a CDS encoding response regulator transcription factor, with protein MRILLAEDNPDQLEPMQTALEREHHIVDPAEDGTIAAEMLVAHTYDLLILDWMLPGMSGLDLCRQYRQSGGKAPVLILTARGSLKDRVTGLDSGADDYLVKPVSLLELLARVRALGRRLPQWQGDVVTLADVSLYVSSLELERSGKRVKLSKREFQLLDYLLRHPHQVLTHTQLEQALWALGTEPESNALSKLVRRLRLRLETLGIDTWIETVYGMGYRLSVPELCG; from the coding sequence ATGAGAATTTTACTGGCCGAAGATAACCCCGACCAGCTAGAACCCATGCAAACCGCCTTAGAGCGCGAGCATCACATTGTCGATCCGGCGGAGGATGGCACCATCGCCGCCGAAATGCTGGTCGCTCACACCTACGACCTGTTGATTCTCGACTGGATGCTGCCGGGGATGAGCGGCTTAGATCTGTGCCGGCAATATCGCCAAAGCGGCGGCAAAGCACCGGTCTTAATCTTGACGGCGCGGGGCAGCCTCAAAGACCGGGTGACGGGGCTAGACTCTGGGGCCGACGACTACCTGGTCAAGCCCGTTAGCCTGCTCGAACTGCTGGCCCGAGTGCGGGCCTTGGGCCGACGCCTGCCCCAGTGGCAGGGCGATGTGGTTACCCTGGCCGATGTCAGCCTCTACGTCAGCAGCCTGGAGCTCGAGCGATCGGGTAAACGGGTCAAGCTCTCAAAACGGGAGTTTCAGCTTTTAGACTATCTGCTGCGCCATCCCCACCAGGTGCTGACCCACACTCAGCTAGAGCAGGCGCTCTGGGCGCTAGGCACCGAACCCGAGAGCAACGCCCTCTCCAAGCTGGTGCGGCGGCTGCGGTTGCGGCTCGAAACCCTGGGCATCGACACCTGGATTGAAACCGTCTACGGCATGGGCTATCGCCTCAGCGTGCCAGAGCTGTGTGGCTAG